The Actinobacillus equuli genome includes a window with the following:
- the ruvB gene encoding Holliday junction branch migration DNA helicase RuvB, with protein MIEADRIISASPKREEEVIDRAIRPKLLADYVGQPSVREQMEIFIKAAKLRDEALDHLLIFGPPGLGKTTLANIVANEMGVNIRTTSGPVLEKAGDLAAMLTNLEPYDVLFIDEIHRLSPAIEEVLYPAMEDYQLDIMIGEGPAARSIKLDLPPFTLVGATTRAGSLTSPLRDRFGIVQRLEFYSVEDLTSIVKRSADCLNLNLSPDGAYEVARRSRGTPRIANRLLRRVRDYADVRNNGVITSDIAKQALAMLDVDSEGFDFMDIKLLQAIVERFDGGPVGLDNLAAAIGEERDTIEDVLEPYLIQQGFLQRTPRGRIATSRTYAHLGIAKLD; from the coding sequence ATGATTGAAGCAGATAGAATAATTAGTGCCTCGCCGAAGCGTGAGGAAGAAGTCATCGATCGTGCGATTCGTCCTAAATTATTAGCGGATTATGTCGGTCAGCCGTCTGTACGAGAGCAGATGGAGATTTTTATTAAAGCGGCAAAATTGCGTGATGAGGCGTTAGATCATTTGTTGATTTTTGGTCCGCCGGGGTTGGGTAAAACCACCTTAGCCAATATCGTTGCCAATGAAATGGGAGTGAATATCCGCACAACTTCCGGACCGGTGTTGGAGAAAGCGGGCGATTTGGCGGCAATGTTGACCAATTTAGAGCCTTATGACGTATTATTTATTGATGAGATCCACCGCTTATCGCCGGCAATTGAAGAAGTGCTTTATCCGGCAATGGAAGATTATCAGCTGGATATTATGATCGGTGAAGGGCCGGCAGCACGTTCGATTAAGCTGGATTTACCGCCGTTTACCTTAGTGGGGGCAACCACCCGAGCCGGTTCACTGACTTCTCCGTTACGTGATCGTTTTGGGATTGTGCAGCGATTAGAGTTTTATTCAGTGGAAGATTTAACCTCAATCGTAAAACGTAGTGCCGATTGTTTAAACTTAAATTTATCGCCGGATGGTGCTTATGAAGTGGCTCGCCGTTCACGTGGCACACCTCGAATTGCCAACCGGTTATTACGCCGTGTGCGAGATTATGCCGATGTGCGTAATAATGGTGTGATTACTTCCGATATCGCCAAACAAGCGTTGGCGATGCTTGATGTAGATTCCGAAGGCTTTGACTTTATGGACATCAAATTATTGCAAGCGATTGTAGAACGTTTTGACGGAGGCCCGGTCGGCTTAGATAACTTAGCCGCAGCAATCGGTGAAGAGCGAGATACAATTGAAGACGTACTTGAACCTTATTTGATTCAGCAGGGCTTTTTGCAACGAACGCCGCGAGGTCGTATTGCCACCAGCCGAACTTATGCGCATTTAGGTATCGCTAAGCTCGATTAA
- the ruvA gene encoding Holliday junction branch migration protein RuvA: MIGRLHGKIIEKQPPEMVIDVQGVGYEVLLPMTSFYSLPQVGEEATIFTHLVVREDAHLLFGFAQKQDRTLFRELIKTNGVGPKLALAILSAMSVSQFANAVEHEELAKLTKIPGIGRKTAERLLVELKGKFKGVAQSDFFEEHSVETIVATHSHDPADEARDALVALGYKLADAEKMIKKVNKAGATSEQLIREALKASL, encoded by the coding sequence ATGATCGGAAGATTACACGGTAAAATTATTGAAAAACAACCACCTGAAATGGTAATTGATGTTCAAGGTGTCGGATATGAAGTACTACTGCCGATGACGAGTTTTTACAGCTTGCCGCAAGTAGGTGAAGAAGCCACAATTTTTACGCATTTAGTAGTACGTGAAGATGCACATTTATTATTTGGTTTTGCACAAAAGCAAGACAGAACACTATTTCGTGAATTGATTAAAACCAACGGTGTTGGGCCTAAATTAGCACTTGCGATTTTATCGGCGATGTCGGTTTCACAATTTGCGAATGCGGTAGAGCATGAAGAATTAGCCAAATTAACTAAAATTCCGGGCATTGGGCGTAAAACAGCCGAGCGTTTATTAGTAGAGCTCAAAGGCAAATTCAAAGGTGTGGCACAAAGTGATTTCTTTGAAGAACATTCTGTGGAAACGATTGTTGCAACACATTCACATGATCCGGCAGATGAAGCCCGTGATGCTTTAGTGGCGTTAGGCTATAAACTTGCCGATGCTGAGAAGATGATTAAGAAAGTGAATAAAGCAGGCGCAACCAGCGAACAATTAATTCGTGAAGCATTAAAAGCCTCTCTTTAA
- the potC gene encoding spermidine/putrescine ABC transporter permease PotC codes for MKKTLRNFFMFVVFAYLYIPIIILVVNSFNADRYGLQWKGFSWNWYERLFANDTLVHATMNSLTIAFFAATFSTILGALTSIALYRYKFRGKQMVGGLLFIVMMSPDIVMAVSLLVLFMILGVQLGFISLLIAHITFCLPYVVITISSRLSDFDGKMLEAAKDLGASEVTILRKIILPLALPSIISGWLLSFTISLDDVVVSSFVTSPSYEVLPLKIFSLVKTGVTPEVNALATIMIIFSLTLVVLSQLVVRKKA; via the coding sequence ATGAAAAAGACATTAAGAAACTTTTTTATGTTCGTGGTGTTTGCCTACCTTTATATTCCGATTATTATTTTGGTGGTAAACTCATTTAATGCAGACCGTTACGGTTTACAATGGAAAGGGTTCAGTTGGAACTGGTATGAGCGTTTATTTGCAAACGATACGCTGGTTCACGCAACCATGAATTCATTGACGATTGCGTTTTTTGCCGCAACGTTTTCAACTATTTTAGGTGCGTTAACTTCGATTGCGCTATACCGCTATAAATTCCGTGGTAAGCAAATGGTCGGCGGTTTGCTGTTTATCGTCATGATGTCACCGGATATCGTAATGGCTGTTTCATTATTAGTGCTATTTATGATTTTAGGTGTGCAACTTGGTTTTATTTCATTATTAATTGCGCATATTACTTTCTGTTTGCCTTATGTGGTGATTACTATTTCATCTCGTTTAAGCGATTTTGACGGTAAGATGTTGGAAGCTGCGAAGGATTTAGGCGCAAGTGAAGTAACGATTTTACGTAAAATTATTTTACCGCTGGCATTACCGTCTATTATTTCCGGTTGGTTATTGAGCTTTACTATTTCGTTAGATGACGTAGTAGTTTCATCATTCGTTACCAGCCCAAGCTATGAAGTATTACCGTTAAAAATCTTCTCGCTGGTGAAAACGGGTGTAACGCCGGAAGTCAATGCGTTAGCAACGATCATGATTATTTTCTCATTGACATTAGTGGTCTTAAGCCAATTGGTGGTAAGAAAAAAAGCATAA
- the potB gene encoding spermidine/putrescine ABC transporter permease PotB, which produces MKIASNKFQAGTVSVIFGWLLLFVLVPNLLVLLISFLTENRQSAYFVDFVFSLDAYKQLFNDTYATVLWNSFKMSAIATFFCLIIGYPFAFIIAKMPAKLRPILLFLVVLPFWTNSLIRIYGIKIFLGVKGVLNETLLAIGLIDEPLRLLNSELAIIIGLVYILLPFMILPLYSSIEKIDGRLLEAAKDLGANAFQRFVRVTIPLTMPGIVAGCLLVLLPAMGMFYVADLLGGGKTPLIGNIIKSLFLNTNQFALGSAVSIALTVLMALMLYVYYRANKLLNKKVELE; this is translated from the coding sequence ATGAAGATTGCTAGTAACAAATTCCAAGCTGGAACAGTTTCAGTTATCTTCGGTTGGTTGTTACTTTTTGTACTTGTACCGAACTTATTGGTTCTGTTAATCAGTTTTCTTACTGAAAATCGCCAAAGTGCATACTTTGTCGATTTCGTATTTAGTCTGGATGCATATAAACAGTTATTCAATGATACTTACGCAACCGTATTGTGGAACTCATTTAAAATGTCTGCGATTGCAACATTTTTCTGTTTAATTATCGGTTATCCGTTTGCATTTATTATTGCGAAGATGCCGGCGAAACTGCGCCCAATTCTATTGTTCTTAGTTGTATTGCCATTTTGGACAAACTCGCTGATCCGTATCTACGGTATTAAAATTTTCTTAGGCGTGAAGGGCGTATTAAACGAAACATTATTGGCTATCGGTTTAATTGACGAACCGCTTCGTTTATTAAACTCTGAATTGGCGATTATCATCGGTTTAGTGTATATCTTGTTACCGTTTATGATTCTACCGCTTTATTCTTCAATTGAGAAAATTGACGGTCGTTTATTAGAGGCAGCAAAAGATTTAGGTGCGAATGCGTTCCAACGTTTTGTGCGTGTAACGATTCCGCTTACAATGCCAGGGATTGTAGCAGGTTGTTTATTAGTATTATTACCAGCAATGGGAATGTTCTATGTTGCTGACTTATTAGGCGGCGGTAAAACACCATTAATCGGTAACATTATTAAGAGCTTATTCTTAAATACCAACCAGTTTGCATTAGGTTCGGCAGTAAGTATCGCACTTACCGTGTTAATGGCATTAATGTTATATGTTTATTACCGTGCAAATAAATTATTAAATAAAAAGGTGGAGCTTGAATAA
- the potA gene encoding spermidine/putrescine ABC transporter ATP-binding protein PotA, with protein sequence MEKLEQKPIIELRNVTKSYGSKTILKDLNLTINDGEFLTILGPSGCGKTTALRLIAGFEDLTEGSIILDGQDVSNVPAEQRPVNTVFQSYALFPHMTIFENVAFGLRMQKVPNEQIKPRVMEALRMVRLEDRAEQKPAQLSGGQQQRIAIARAVVNKPKVLLLDESLSALDYKLRKEMQNELKALQRQLGITFIFVTHDQEEALTMSDRIIVMNGGKIAQDGTPREIYEEPSNLFVARFIGEINVFDATVIERVDARNVKANVEGRICNIKVEDMDVTPNQQLKVLLRPEDIVIEELDEDESSKAIIGHIIDRNYKGMTLESSVQLDHNGMNVLVSEFFNEDDPNIDHEVGQKVALTWHEGWEVVLNNEDC encoded by the coding sequence ATGGAAAAGTTAGAACAAAAACCAATCATCGAACTACGCAATGTTACTAAAAGCTATGGTAGCAAAACGATTCTTAAAGATTTAAATTTAACCATTAACGATGGTGAATTTTTAACTATTTTAGGTCCTTCAGGCTGTGGTAAAACAACAGCATTACGTTTAATCGCAGGTTTTGAAGACTTGACTGAAGGTTCAATCATTCTTGATGGTCAAGATGTATCTAACGTTCCTGCTGAACAACGCCCTGTAAATACGGTTTTCCAAAGCTATGCGTTATTTCCGCATATGACGATTTTTGAAAATGTTGCTTTCGGTTTACGTATGCAAAAAGTGCCGAATGAGCAAATCAAGCCGCGTGTAATGGAAGCATTACGTATGGTGCGTTTAGAAGATCGTGCGGAACAAAAACCGGCTCAGCTTTCAGGTGGTCAGCAACAACGTATTGCCATCGCACGTGCGGTAGTGAATAAGCCGAAAGTATTGTTGCTTGATGAATCGCTTTCTGCGCTTGACTATAAACTGCGTAAAGAAATGCAGAATGAGTTAAAAGCATTACAACGCCAATTAGGTATTACCTTTATTTTCGTTACGCACGATCAAGAAGAAGCATTAACGATGTCTGATCGTATTATCGTAATGAACGGCGGTAAAATTGCGCAAGACGGTACGCCTCGTGAAATTTACGAAGAGCCGAGCAATTTATTCGTGGCTCGTTTTATCGGCGAAATCAACGTATTTGATGCAACCGTAATTGAACGTGTTGACGCTCGCAATGTTAAAGCGAATGTAGAAGGTCGTATTTGTAATATTAAAGTTGAAGATATGGATGTGACGCCAAATCAACAACTCAAAGTGCTTTTACGTCCGGAAGATATCGTTATCGAAGAATTAGACGAAGACGAAAGCTCAAAAGCGATTATCGGTCATATTATCGATCGTAACTATAAAGGTATGACGTTAGAGTCAAGCGTACAGTTAGATCATAACGGTATGAACGTATTAGTAAGCGAATTCTTCAATGAAGATGATCCGAATATCGATCACGAAGTCGGTCAGAAAGTGGCATTAACATGGCACGAAGGTTGGGAGGTTGTACTCAATAATGAAGATTGCTAG
- the rep gene encoding DNA helicase Rep encodes MKLNDQQQQAVEYVKGACLVLAGAGSGKTRVIINKIAHLIAHCGYSPKQIAAVTFTNKAAREMRERVAHSIGKENSKGLTISTFHTLGFEILKREYKLLGFKSGMTLFDEHDQLALLKHLLPENVAEDKDLLKTLISTISNWKNDLLSPEMVLTRVRDERERVFSHFYQLYQNQLKAYNALDFDDLIMLPVLLFRQFPEAKARWQQKVRYLLVDEYQDTNTSQYELIKLLVGNEANFTVVGDDDQSIYSWRGAKPENMQRLREDFDLKVIKLEQNYRSSQRILHCANILIDNNDHIFQKRLFSNLGEGEKLNVIEAKNEEHEAERIVGELIAHRFSNKTKYKDYAILYRGNHQSRLLEKLLMQNRIPYKISGGTSFFARAEIKDMMAYLRLVVNQDDDAAFLRIVNTPKREIGAVTLEKLGLLANEKQVSLFEAIFDFELIQRLTPKPYQALQDFARWIVEIADQAERSDPIEAVKDLLAKIQYEAYLYETATSPKAAEMQSRNVQTLFEWVQGMLEGDEIEEPMTLVQVVNRLTLRDMLERGEDDDEADQVQLMTLHASKGLEFPHVFLVGMEEGILPHQTSLDEDNVEEERRLAYVGITRAQQTLTFSLCKERRQYGEIIKPEPSRFLLELPQDDLVWESEKPKMTEEQKVEKTSANIANLMAMLKANKK; translated from the coding sequence ATGAAATTAAATGATCAACAACAACAAGCGGTGGAATATGTAAAAGGGGCTTGCCTTGTATTAGCCGGTGCAGGCTCAGGCAAAACGCGTGTCATTATTAATAAAATCGCCCATCTGATAGCTCATTGCGGTTACTCGCCAAAACAAATCGCAGCGGTAACCTTTACCAACAAAGCGGCACGTGAAATGCGTGAGCGTGTTGCGCATTCTATCGGTAAAGAAAACAGCAAAGGGCTAACCATTTCGACTTTCCACACGCTTGGTTTTGAAATTTTAAAACGTGAATACAAATTACTGGGTTTCAAATCTGGTATGACGTTGTTTGATGAACACGATCAACTTGCTTTACTCAAACATTTGTTACCGGAAAATGTCGCGGAAGATAAAGATTTACTCAAAACATTGATTTCTACCATTTCCAACTGGAAAAACGATCTGCTTTCACCCGAAATGGTATTAACTCGCGTGCGAGATGAGCGTGAACGTGTGTTTTCGCATTTTTATCAGCTCTACCAAAATCAGCTAAAAGCCTATAATGCGCTTGATTTTGACGATTTAATTATGCTACCGGTATTGCTGTTCCGCCAATTTCCGGAAGCAAAAGCCCGTTGGCAGCAGAAAGTCCGTTATTTACTGGTGGACGAATACCAAGATACCAATACCAGCCAATATGAGCTAATTAAATTATTGGTAGGCAATGAGGCAAATTTCACTGTGGTAGGTGATGACGACCAATCAATCTATTCATGGCGTGGCGCAAAACCGGAAAATATGCAGCGTTTGCGTGAAGATTTTGATTTGAAAGTGATTAAACTGGAGCAAAATTACCGTTCCAGCCAACGCATTTTGCACTGCGCCAATATTTTGATTGATAACAACGATCATATTTTCCAAAAACGATTATTTTCGAATTTAGGTGAAGGCGAAAAATTAAATGTTATCGAAGCCAAAAATGAAGAACATGAAGCGGAACGTATTGTCGGGGAATTGATTGCCCATCGTTTTTCCAACAAAACTAAATACAAAGATTATGCGATTTTATATCGTGGTAATCATCAGTCTCGCTTGCTGGAAAAATTGCTGATGCAAAACCGTATCCCCTACAAAATTTCCGGGGGAACGTCATTTTTCGCCCGTGCCGAAATTAAAGATATGATGGCTTACTTGCGTTTAGTGGTTAATCAAGACGATGATGCGGCGTTTTTACGTATCGTTAATACCCCGAAACGAGAAATTGGTGCGGTAACGTTGGAAAAATTAGGCTTACTTGCCAATGAAAAACAGGTCAGCTTGTTTGAAGCGATTTTCGATTTTGAATTGATTCAACGTCTGACACCCAAGCCCTATCAAGCATTGCAAGATTTTGCCCGTTGGATTGTCGAAATCGCCGACCAAGCGGAACGTTCCGATCCGATTGAAGCGGTAAAAGATTTATTGGCAAAAATTCAATACGAAGCCTATTTGTATGAAACGGCTACTTCGCCGAAAGCAGCTGAAATGCAAAGCCGTAACGTGCAAACGTTGTTTGAATGGGTGCAAGGTATGCTGGAAGGCGATGAAATCGAAGAACCGATGACGTTGGTGCAAGTGGTAAACCGCCTGACGTTGCGTGATATGTTAGAACGTGGTGAAGACGATGATGAAGCGGACCAAGTGCAATTAATGACGCTGCATGCTTCAAAAGGCCTGGAATTTCCGCACGTTTTCTTAGTTGGTATGGAAGAAGGCATTTTGCCGCATCAAACCAGTCTGGATGAGGATAATGTCGAGGAAGAACGCCGTCTTGCTTACGTGGGCATTACTCGAGCGCAACAAACTCTGACATTTTCACTCTGTAAAGAACGCCGCCAGTACGGTGAAATTATCAAACCGGAACCAAGTCGCTTCTTACTTGAATTACCACAAGACGATTTAGTTTGGGAAAGTGAAAAACCGAAAATGACCGAAGAACAGAAAGTCGAAAAAACTTCAGCCAATATCGCCAACCTAATGGCAATGCTAAAGGCGAATAAAAAGTAA
- a CDS encoding TatD family hydrolase — protein MFDSHIHLDQLEVNQVEQIVSDPLLQGVLAVSTDLMSAETLLALKQKFPKIQIAAGFHPEQVLIDDKQQQALFDWIVKNRANLTAIGEVGLPYYLKRQNPKLDYQPYLALLEQFVALSKRLNLPLNLHIVHDDVAIMLDLLEEYKIQHAHFHWFKTDDDSFERFLRTPYFASVTPDILWNPKTQKIAQNLPLDRLLIETDSPWQHESLENASISQQLQAILAQLAKLRDEPENVIRSQIRRNYQRLYGVV, from the coding sequence ATGTTCGATAGCCATATTCATTTAGACCAACTTGAAGTAAACCAAGTAGAACAGATAGTTAGCGATCCTTTGTTGCAAGGCGTATTGGCGGTCAGTACCGATTTGATGAGTGCGGAAACGTTATTAGCATTAAAACAAAAATTTCCGAAAATCCAAATTGCGGCAGGATTTCATCCTGAACAGGTATTAATTGATGATAAACAGCAACAAGCGTTATTTGATTGGATCGTAAAAAATCGAGCGAATTTGACCGCTATCGGTGAAGTGGGATTACCGTATTATCTAAAAAGACAGAATCCTAAGCTGGATTATCAGCCCTATCTTGCCTTGTTGGAACAGTTTGTTGCGTTAAGCAAGCGGTTAAATTTACCGTTAAATTTGCATATCGTGCATGATGATGTAGCGATAATGCTGGATTTGCTGGAAGAATACAAAATCCAACATGCGCATTTCCATTGGTTTAAAACCGATGATGATTCATTTGAACGTTTTCTTCGTACCCCTTATTTCGCTAGTGTTACACCGGATATTTTATGGAATCCGAAAACGCAAAAAATCGCCCAAAACTTACCGCTTGATCGTTTATTAATTGAAACTGACAGTCCGTGGCAGCACGAAAGTTTGGAAAATGCGAGTATTTCACAGCAATTACAAGCAATATTGGCGCAATTAGCGAAATTAAGAGATGAGCCAGAGAATGTGATTCGCTCGCAAATTAGGCGGAATTATCAGCGGTTATATGGGGTAGTATAA
- the metK gene encoding methionine adenosyltransferase: MAINLFTSESVSEGHPDKIADQISDAVLDEILKQDPKARVACETYVKTGMALVGGEITTSAWVDIENLTRQVICDIGYTHSDMGFDAHSCAVLNAIGKQSPDINQGVDRADPLEQGAGDQGIMFGYATNETDVLMPAPITYAHRLMEQQAKVRKSGKLDWLRPDAKSQLTFAYENNKIVGIDAVVLSTQHAEHVSQKDLVEGVMEEIIKPVLPSEWLSQNTKYFINPTGRFVIGGPMGDCGLTGRKIIVDTYGGAARHGGGAFSGKDPSKVDRSAAYAARYVAKNIVAAGLADRCEIQLSYAIGVADPTSIMVETFGTGKVSNETLVKLIYQNFDLRPYGLIKMLDLIRPIYRETAAYGHFGREHFPWEQTDKAEALRAGAGL, translated from the coding sequence ATGGCGATTAATTTATTTACTTCAGAATCAGTATCAGAAGGACATCCGGATAAAATTGCAGACCAAATCTCGGATGCGGTGTTAGATGAAATTTTAAAACAAGACCCGAAAGCACGTGTGGCGTGTGAAACATATGTAAAAACCGGTATGGCGTTAGTCGGCGGTGAAATCACCACTTCTGCATGGGTGGATATCGAAAACTTAACCCGTCAAGTGATCTGCGACATCGGCTATACCCATTCGGATATGGGCTTTGATGCGCATTCTTGTGCGGTATTAAATGCGATTGGTAAACAATCGCCGGATATTAACCAAGGTGTTGACCGTGCGGATCCGTTAGAGCAAGGTGCGGGCGACCAAGGTATTATGTTCGGTTATGCAACCAATGAAACCGATGTATTAATGCCGGCACCGATTACTTATGCTCACCGTTTAATGGAACAACAAGCTAAAGTACGTAAATCAGGCAAATTAGACTGGTTACGTCCGGATGCGAAAAGCCAATTAACTTTCGCTTACGAAAATAACAAAATCGTAGGGATTGATGCGGTGGTGCTTTCAACCCAACACGCTGAACACGTTTCACAAAAAGATTTAGTGGAAGGTGTGATGGAAGAAATCATCAAGCCGGTATTACCAAGCGAATGGTTAAGCCAAAACACCAAATATTTCATTAACCCGACCGGTCGTTTCGTGATTGGCGGTCCAATGGGTGACTGTGGTTTAACCGGCCGTAAAATTATCGTAGATACTTACGGTGGTGCGGCTCGTCACGGTGGCGGTGCGTTCTCCGGTAAAGACCCATCAAAAGTTGACCGTTCGGCAGCATACGCAGCACGTTATGTAGCAAAAAATATCGTGGCGGCAGGTTTAGCGGATCGTTGTGAAATCCAACTTTCTTATGCAATAGGTGTGGCGGATCCGACATCAATCATGGTGGAAACTTTCGGCACGGGTAAAGTTTCAAATGAAACATTAGTGAAATTAATCTACCAAAACTTTGATTTACGCCCATACGGCTTAATCAAAATGTTAGATTTAATCCGTCCGATCTACCGTGAAACAGCAGCTTACGGTCACTTCGGTCGTGAGCACTTCCCATGGGAACAAACAGATAAAGCGGAAGCATTACGTGCAGGCGCAGGCTTATAA
- a CDS encoding homocysteine S-methyltransferase family protein, protein MAITILDGGMSRELMRLNAPFKQPEWSALSLYEKPSAVQQVHEDFIANGAEVITTNSYAVVPFHIGEQRFSVDGKMLADLAGRLAKQAVKNSGKSAKIAGSLPPMFGSYRADLIQVDRFAEIAQPIIDGLAPYVDIWLCETQSAIIEPTSIKPLLPKDERPLWVSFTLTDDEPTPEPQLRSGESVALAIEKMVELGVSAILFNCCQPEVIEQALAITQSILKEKNATHIQTGAYANAFAPQPKDATANDGLDEVRKDLDPEAYLAWAKKWTAQGTTIVGGCCGIGIEYINTLAKHLK, encoded by the coding sequence ATGGCAATCACAATTTTAGACGGCGGTATGAGCCGTGAGTTAATGCGTTTGAACGCACCTTTTAAACAACCTGAATGGTCGGCTTTATCCCTTTATGAAAAACCGTCTGCGGTGCAACAAGTCCATGAAGATTTTATCGCAAACGGCGCAGAAGTGATTACGACCAATAGCTATGCGGTTGTGCCGTTTCATATCGGCGAACAACGTTTTAGTGTGGACGGTAAAATGCTTGCCGATTTAGCCGGTCGTTTGGCAAAACAAGCGGTTAAAAATAGCGGAAAATCTGCAAAAATTGCAGGCTCACTCCCTCCAATGTTCGGCTCTTACCGTGCTGATTTGATTCAGGTAGATCGCTTTGCTGAAATTGCCCAACCGATTATTGATGGGCTTGCGCCTTATGTGGATATTTGGTTATGCGAAACGCAAAGTGCGATTATCGAGCCGACTTCAATTAAGCCGTTATTACCGAAAGATGAGCGTCCGCTTTGGGTTTCGTTTACTTTAACCGATGATGAGCCGACACCTGAGCCGCAACTTCGTTCCGGCGAATCTGTTGCGCTTGCGATTGAAAAAATGGTGGAACTAGGCGTTAGTGCAATTTTATTTAACTGCTGTCAGCCTGAAGTGATTGAACAAGCCCTTGCGATCACGCAATCCATTCTAAAAGAAAAAAATGCGACACATATCCAAACCGGTGCGTATGCAAATGCGTTTGCTCCGCAGCCGAAAGATGCGACCGCCAACGACGGTTTAGACGAAGTGCGTAAAGATTTAGATCCGGAAGCCTATCTTGCGTGGGCGAAAAAATGGACGGCACAAGGTACAACCATTGTCGGCGGCTGTTGCGGTATCGGGATCGAATATATCAACACATTGGCTAAACATTTAAAATAA
- a CDS encoding basic amino acid/polyamine antiporter gives MSNKKIGLLSLTALVLSSMIGSGIFSLPQNMAAVAGGEALILGWVITGIGIIFLGLSFFFISRLRPDLDGGIYTYAREGFGDLVGFLSAWGYWLCATIGIVGYLVVAFEGIGSFTDSESNIIFGQGNTLASFIGASIIVWLVHALVASGVKEAATVNLVATFVKVFPLVLFIGLAIWYFKGETFNQDLQGTTLNNSVSEQVKNTMLITLWVFTGVEGASVLSAHAKKKSDVGLATVLGILIALVLYIAITVLSLGILPRETIAAMSNPSMAGLLETMIGSSGKILITFCLIVSVLASYVSWTMYSAEVPYRGAKNGAFPKILDKLNANEVPINSLWFTGFVVQFCLFLVLLTGKSYNALLLISTSMILVPYFLIGAYLLKLSFQQNSAWYIKLTGFIASIYGLWIVYAAGLDYLLLSVLLYAPGIGLFLYSRYQHQGKALNLSAFEKILLVLIGFLFIWAVYNSLTNVDWG, from the coding sequence ATGTCAAACAAAAAAATTGGGTTACTTTCTTTAACCGCTTTGGTGCTCAGTTCGATGATTGGTTCTGGGATTTTTAGTTTGCCGCAAAATATGGCGGCTGTTGCCGGCGGTGAAGCGTTAATTCTTGGCTGGGTGATTACCGGAATCGGAATTATTTTCCTTGGACTTTCTTTCTTCTTTATTTCTCGTTTACGTCCGGATTTAGACGGCGGTATTTATACTTATGCACGAGAGGGGTTCGGTGATCTCGTCGGTTTCCTATCCGCTTGGGGTTACTGGCTGTGTGCAACCATCGGGATTGTCGGCTATTTAGTGGTGGCATTTGAGGGAATCGGTTCATTTACCGATTCGGAATCGAATATTATTTTCGGGCAAGGCAATACGCTTGCGTCTTTTATCGGCGCTTCGATTATCGTGTGGTTAGTTCACGCTTTAGTAGCAAGCGGTGTAAAAGAAGCGGCAACAGTGAACTTGGTTGCAACTTTTGTGAAAGTTTTCCCGCTCGTGCTATTTATCGGTTTAGCAATTTGGTATTTCAAAGGCGAAACGTTTAACCAAGATTTACAAGGTACAACACTGAATAACAGCGTTTCGGAACAAGTTAAAAACACGATGTTAATTACCCTTTGGGTATTTACCGGTGTGGAAGGGGCTTCCGTGTTATCTGCTCACGCTAAAAAGAAAAGTGATGTGGGTTTGGCGACCGTACTTGGGATTCTGATCGCATTGGTTTTATATATTGCGATTACTGTGCTTTCACTGGGTATTTTACCGCGTGAAACCATTGCAGCGATGTCAAATCCGTCAATGGCGGGCTTATTAGAAACGATGATCGGTTCAAGCGGTAAAATTTTAATTACTTTTTGCTTAATTGTATCGGTGTTGGCTTCTTATGTGAGCTGGACGATGTATTCGGCGGAAGTACCTTATCGTGGTGCGAAAAACGGTGCATTCCCGAAAATTTTAGATAAATTGAATGCGAATGAAGTGCCGATTAATTCACTTTGGTTTACCGGTTTTGTGGTGCAATTCTGTTTATTCCTTGTGTTATTAACCGGTAAAAGCTACAACGCTTTATTATTAATTTCGACTTCAATGATCCTTGTACCTTATTTCCTAATCGGTGCATATTTATTAAAGCTGTCATTCCAACAAAATTCAGCATGGTATATTAAGTTAACCGGTTTTATCGCCTCTATTTACGGCTTATGGATTGTTTATGCGGCGGGTTTAGATTACTTATTATTATCAGTATTACTTTATGCACCCGGCATTGGCTTATTCCTTTACTCACGCTATCAACATCAAGGAAAAGCATTAAATCTCTCGGCTTTTGAGAAAATTTTATTAGTGCTTATCGGCTTCTTGTTTATTTGGGCGGTTTATAACAGTCTCACCAACGTTGATTGGGGCTAA